The Deltaproteobacteria bacterium genomic interval AAGGAATTGCCGCCGGGTTACCGTGCGGAGCACCGCCTGATGTCAAGAAAAGACGGACAGATTCGCTGTACCGCTTGCATGCTTTGTCAGACCATTTGTCCTGCCAACTGCATCGAAATTATCGCGGAAGAGTCGGACGACAAATCGATTGAAAAACGTCCCCGTGTTTTCAACATCAACGAACTGCGCTGTATTTTTTGCGGACTGTGCGTGGAGGCGTGTCCCTGTGATGCTATTCGCATGGACACTGGCAAATATGAAAACGCCAGCTTTGACAGAAAGAGTCTGATCTACGACATCACCAAACTCAGAAACAACCACCCAAAAGGCGCCAGCCCCGTTTCTGCGGGGATATATTAACTTGTGCAAAAATAACCTTGTCATTCCGGAATTTTTGCTACAGCAAAAATATCCGGAATCCAGTGCATAAAGCTGGATTCCCGCCTTCGCGGGAATGACAGAAAAATAGACGTTAACCCTTCACCCCGAAAAGGCTGAGGAAATATTTGTAAAATCTTGTAAAAGCCTTTTGCCTTTCCGTTTTTGGTTTTTCGGGAGGTGGGGGTTTTTTGCTCTCATCAACAATGCTGACGACTCTACAGCCCACATACTGACTCGGCGAAGATTTCTCTATTAATGTTCTAGTAATTTCCTCTTGCCCGGGCCCCATGTCGGGTTGAGATGTCACATAGGAATTGCTAACGGCGCTTCCCGGACAGTCTACGATGACTCTGAAAATGTTGAAACCCATGGAAACAACCTCATAACGGTTTGGGATGACCC includes:
- a CDS encoding NADH-quinone oxidoreductase subunit I, giving the protein MSYYIDRKETLTFWEKLYLPEIVRGLYITAGHLLYNLFHIDDRMTIEYPDKKKELPPGYRAEHRLMSRKDGQIRCTACMLCQTICPANCIEIIAEESDDKSIEKRPRVFNINELRCIFCGLCVEACPCDAIRMDTGKYENASFDRKSLIYDITKLRNNHPKGASPVSAGIY